The Cumulibacter manganitolerans DNA window CAAGGAGAAGCAGCACCTGCTGCCGTGCTCGGGCTAGCGCCCGCCGACGTGACGTGGCAGACGCCGCGGAGGGTTGACCGCGCACCGGACCTGCTGAGACGATTCTATAGAATTCGATCCCGTCATTGGAGGACCACGTGTTTGAGCTGGACGCCGAGGAGCAGGCAATCGTCGACGCGGTGCGCGACTTCGTCGACAAGCAGGTGAAGCCGAAGGTGCAGGCGATCGAGCACGCCAACGAGTACCCCACCGAGTTCATCGAGGCGATGAAGGAGATGGGCATCTTCGGTCTGGCGATCCCCGAGCCGTACGGCGACGTCAAGGTGTCCACTCCCTGCTACGCGCGGGTGACCGAGGAGCTCGCCCGCGGCTGGATGTCGCTGGCCGGCGCCATGGGCGGGCACACGGTCGTCTCGAAGCTGCTGACCGACTACGGCACGGAGGAGCAGAAGCAGAAGTACCTGCCGCGGATGGCCACCGGCGAGCTGCGCGCGACGATGGCCCTCACCGAGCCCGGCGGCGGCAGCGACCTGCAGAACATGCGCACCGTCGCCACGAAGGACGGCGACGAGTACGTCATCAACGGATCGAAGACCTGGATCACGAACGCCCGCAAGGCCGGTCTCGTCGCGCTGCTGTGCAAGACCGACCCGAGCGCCCAGCCTCGCCACAAGGGCATCTCGATCCTGCTGGTGGAGAAGGTCCCCGGTTTCGAGGTGTCGAAGGATCTGCCCAAGCTGGGCTACAAGGGCGTCGAGTCCTGTGAGCTGAGCTTCGACGGCGCCCGGGTCCCGACCGATGCGCTGCTCGGCGGCCAGGAGGGCAAGGGCTTCGCGCAGATGATGCGCGGGCTGGAGATCGGCCGGATCCAGGTCGCCGCCCGCGCGACCGGCGTGGCGCGCGCGGCCTTCGACGACGCGCTGAAGTACGCCCAGGAGCGCGAGTCGATGGGCAAGCCGATCTGGAAGCACCAGCAGGTCGGCGCCACCCTCGCCAACATGGCCACCAAGCTGACC harbors:
- a CDS encoding acyl-CoA dehydrogenase family protein, whose protein sequence is MFELDAEEQAIVDAVRDFVDKQVKPKVQAIEHANEYPTEFIEAMKEMGIFGLAIPEPYGDVKVSTPCYARVTEELARGWMSLAGAMGGHTVVSKLLTDYGTEEQKQKYLPRMATGELRATMALTEPGGGSDLQNMRTVATKDGDEYVINGSKTWITNARKAGLVALLCKTDPSAQPRHKGISILLVEKVPGFEVSKDLPKLGYKGVESCELSFDGARVPTDALLGGQEGKGFAQMMRGLEIGRIQVAARATGVARAAFDDALKYAQERESMGKPIWKHQQVGATLANMATKLTAARQLLWHAARCYQAGERSDLEAGMAKLFCSETAMEVALDAIRVHGGYGYSTEFDVERYFRDAPLMIVGEGTNEIQRNVIVGQLVQRGELP